One part of the Humulus lupulus chromosome 9, drHumLupu1.1, whole genome shotgun sequence genome encodes these proteins:
- the LOC133801751 gene encoding uncharacterized protein LOC133801751, producing MDHALILHHCRNSHFNLHPSTRFNINSYTKLTKPHDLVFLRPKHKTLNNNSSITTSTDLTLGHQPKRININTTTQAHHGRFSLSALPSSSSDHHDYGHQDQDHDDYEGGNSTKIAKIVSSWRASLALGYVLGILCCGSMVVFMRPQNAIASFHLRFPSRSSSTREPAAEVGMISPVSGRNTLKTFLHGVLFLTSANPKATSMANVPPMGSGTEEISALKKKAIELIKVGRRDEALKLMNKKRDAVMRAPEEKYYVEMAIIELLIILGEYREALRLGYLDDENKIPSDFVRRDFYKAVIYTMMGKDEAEKFWQEFEDGYSGGGPFSPY from the exons ATGGATCATGCCCTAATTCTCCACCATTGTCGAAACTCTCATTTCAACCTCCATCCCTCTACTCGTTTCAACATTAATTCATATACAAAACTGACCAAACCTCATGATTTGgtctttttgagaccaaaacacaaAACCCTTAATAATAATAGTAGTATCACTACAAGTACAGATCTTACCCTAGGTCATCAGCCAAAGAGGATCAATATCAACACTACCACTCAAGCTCATCATGGCAGATTTTCTCTATCAGCActaccatcatcatcatcagatCATCATGATTATGGTCATCAAGATCAGGATCATGATGATTATGAAGGAGGCAATAGTACAAAAATAGCCAAAATAGTAAGTAGCTGGAGAGCTTCTTTGGCTTTGGGGTATGTTCTTGGGATTCTCTGTTGCGGGTCCATGGTAGTATTCATGAGACCCCAAAATGCCATTGCTAGTTTTCACTTACGTTTTCCGTCTAGATCATCATCAACAAGGGAACCGGCAGCAGAGGTAGGTATGATCAGCCCAGTAAGTGGTAGGAATACTTTGAAGACATTCTTGCATGGGGTTCTGTTCCTGACCTCTGCTAATCCTAAGGCCACTTCCATGGCCAACGTCCCTCCAATGGGGTCCGGCACTGAAGAAATTTCAGCTCTTAAG AAAAAAGCAATTGAGCTAATCAAAGTTGGAAGAAGAGATGAAGCGTTGAAACTAATGAACAAGAAACGCGATGCTGTTATGAGGGCACCAGAGGAAAAGTACTATGTCGAAATGGCAATAATAGAACTTCTTATTATTctg GGGGAATATAGGGAAGCTTTGCGATTGGGGTACCTCGATGATGAAAATAAAATCCCTTCAGATTTTGTTCGACGTGATTTTTACAAG GCCGTTATATACACGATGATGGGTAAAGATGAAGCAGAAAAGTTTTGGCAAGAGTTTGAGGACGGTTACTCGGGCGGTGGCCCCTTCTCACCATACTGA